Proteins from one Psilocybe cubensis strain MGC-MH-2018 chromosome 11, whole genome shotgun sequence genomic window:
- a CDS encoding Trans-aconitate 3-methyltransferase, giving the protein MSTFAKSTFNALVYSASRPTYPTELFEHIFAFHRAGKNAQWERAADLGCGTGQATLQLHPFKEVLGVEPSAGMLEKARAYAASKVADPSKFKFVQGSAEDTSKAIAENSADLIVAAQAAHWFDWSKVWPETYRALRPGGTVAFWIYAEFRLPQFPTLGEKITAYAQGTDPKASVGSHFQRPGRTILERHLVDVPEPSEFGVKLEPLHRVFFCGDEVPPFVPKESPIHPVLMRTEMRWRDLLAYFRTWSALHTYHERYPEDLTSPEDTRFLEEDLSSDSEDTSKCLVVFVICMSADSCKGDVRGGDIAIRFWKDLREGAAKTSPGATVGINDVVRVEWPVALIMTRKSC; this is encoded by the exons ATGTCTACGTTCGCTAAATCAACCTTTAACGCACTTGTATACTCGGCATCTCGTCCTACGTATCCTACAGAGCTCTTTGAGCATATATTCGCGTTCCATCGAGCGGGGAAGAACGCGCAATGGGAAAGAGCAGCGGATCTCGGGTGTGGGACAG GACAAGCTACATTGCAACTACATCCGTTCAAAGAAGTCCTTGGAGTAGAACCGTCTGCTGGTATGCTTGAAAAAGCGCGTGCCTATGCCGCATCCAAAGTGGCAGATCCAtccaagttcaaattcgtccaaggctcaGCCGAGGATACAAGCAAAGCGATAGCAGAGAACAGTGCTGATCTTATCGTTGCGG CTCAAGCTGCACATTGGTTCGACTGGAGCAAAGTATGGCCAGAGACCTACCGCGCTCTCCGTCCAGGAGGAACTGTCGCATTCTGG ATTTACGCCGAGTTTCGTCTGCCCCAGTTTCCAACACTGGGCGAGAAAATCACTGCGTATGCCCAGGGTACCGACCCCAAAGCAAGTGTAGGGAGCCATTTTCAACGTCCAGGACGAACTATCCTCGAAAGGCACCTGGTAGATGTCCCGGAACCCTCTGAATTTGGTGTCAAGCTGGAGCCTCTACACCGAGTGTTCTTCTGTG GTGACGAGGTTCCGCCCTTTGTCCCCAAAGAATCTCCTATACACCCTGTTCTCATGCGAACAGAGATGCGATGGCGGGACCTACTAGCTTACTTCAGGACATGGAGCGCGTTACATACTTACCACGAACGATATCCGGAGGATTTGACTTCTCCTGAGGATACCAGATTCCTCGAAGAAGATCTCTCCAGCGATTCGGAGGACACGAGTAAGTGCCTTGTCGTGTTCGTTATCTGCATGTCGGCTGATTCGTGCAAAGGCGACGTACGAGGAGGGGACATTGCTATTCGATTCTGGAAAGACCTCCGTGAAGGAGCGGCAAAGACATCCCCTGGTGCGACGGTAGGGATCAACGATGTGGTCCGCGTGGAATGGCCCGTCGCGTTGATCATGACGCGTAAATCGTGTTGA
- a CDS encoding dihydrolipoamide dehydrogenase precursor — translation MLHLKRVAQKNLARAAKNKSVTLRGLATAAEPYDVVVIGGGPGGYVAAIKAAQLGLRTACVEKRGALGGTCLNVGCIPSKAMLNNSHLYHQAQHDFARRGIDATVSLNLPKMLEAKTNAVTGLTKGIEMLFRQNKVDYIKGSASFVSPTRLSITPITEGAEVSEVEAKNIIIATGSEVAPFPGGAIEIDEKQIVSSTGALELQQVPKKMVVIGGGIIGLEMGSVWSRLGAEVTVVEFLGAIGGAGIDSEIAKSFQKILQKQGLKFKLNTKVLSAEKKDGQVILQAEPAKGGAAETLEADVVLVAVGRRPYTEGLNIQAAGLELDNKGRVIIDDQFTTSQKHIKCIGDVTFGPMLAHKAEEEGIAAVEFIKNGHGHVNYAAIPSVVYTHPEVAWVGKSEQDLKAEGVKYKVGKFSFAANSRAKTNLDTEGFIKVLTEAETDRILGAHIIGPNAGEMIAEGVLALEYGASAEDVARTCHAHPTLSEAFKEAAMAAYSKPIHM, via the exons ATGCTCCACCTCAAACGAGTAGCACAAAAG AACCTTGCCCGAGCGGCCAAGAACAAGTCAGTGACCCTGCGCGGGCTGGCAACCGCTGCTGAGCCATACGATGTTGTGGTTATTGGAGGAG GTCCAGGAGGCTACGTGGCTGCTATCAAAGCCGCCCAACTTGGACTGCGA ACAGCTTGCGTAGAAAAGCGCGGTGCTCTCGGAGGGACATGTCTCAATGTTGGATGCATCCCTTCGAAGGCTATGTTGAACAACTCGCATTTGTACCACCAGGCCCAGCATGACTTTGCCCGCCGTGGAATCGATG CCACCGTTTCACTGAACCTTCCCAAGATGCTGGAGGCCAAAACCAACGCTGTTACTGGGCTGACGAAGGGTATTGAGATGTTGTTCAGGCAGAACAAGGTAGACTACATCAAGGGCTCCGCTTCCTTCGTGTCCCCTACCCGTCTCTCCATCACGCCCATAACCGAGGGAGCCGAAGTCTCAGAGGTTGAAGCGAAGAACATCATCATCGCTACTGGCTCAGAGGTCGCACCTTTCCCCGGAGGTGCCATCGAAATTGACGAGAAGCAAATCGTCAGTTCAACAGGTGCCCTCGAGCTCCAGCAAGTACCGAAGAAGATGGTCGTCATCGGAGGAGGAATTATTGGACTGGAAATGGGCAGCGTGTGGAGTCGACTCGGTGCTGAAGTCACTGTTGTCGAATTCTTGGGAGCGATTGGCGGTGCTGGAATTGATTCGGAAATCGC TAAATCATTCCAGAAAATCCTCCAAAAGCAGGGCTTGAAATTCAAACTTAACACCAAGGTCCTGTCCgctgagaagaaggatgggcAGGTCATCCTCCAAGCTGAACCCGCCAAAGGAGGTGCCGCCGAAACA CTCGAGGCTGATGTTGTTCTCGTCGCTGTCGGTAGACGGCCATATACCGAAGGCCTGAATATTCAAGCTGCTGGACTCGAGCTCGATAACAAGGGACGAGTTATCATCGACGACCAGTTCACTACTTCTCAAAAGCACATCAAGTGCATCGGTGACGTCACATTCGGACCCATGCTTGCCCACAAggctgaggaggagg GTATCGCTGCCGTTGAATTCATCAAGAACGGCCACGGTCACGTCAACTACGCTGCTATTCCCTCTGTAGTGTACACTCACCCCGAAGTCGCCTGGGTTGGCAAGTCGGAGCAGGATCTCAAGGCTGAGGGCGTGAAGTACAAAGTTGGCAAATTCAGCTTCGCTGCCAACTCCCGTGCCAAGACAAACCTCGACACTGAGGGCTTCATCAAGGTCCTCACTGAGGCGGAGACTGACAGGATTCTGGGAGCACACATCATCGGACCTAATGCCGGTGAAATGATTGCGGAGGGTGTGTTGGCGCTCGAATATGGTGCTAGCGCTGAGGATGTTGCCAGGACTTGCCACGCTCAC CCCACACTGAGCGAGGCATTCAAAGAGGCCGCTATGGCTGCCTACTCCAAGCCCATCCACATGTAA